A region of Fimbriimonadaceae bacterium DNA encodes the following proteins:
- the ddpX gene encoding D-alanyl-D-alanine dipeptidase yields MRVKWDRSKGAPEPIRALNRIPERESHEPLVDLREVAPQIMLPRETTIPFVRKTVGEMVVRAALLLPKGVHLAVTDAYRPVIRQKLIYDWLSACALEVWPNITHAVLRRKVNRWVAPFDQKAPPGHSTGGAIDVLLQDESGEPLDVHSPYDRFSAAPTYTIGLSPEAERNRMLLVETMLAAGFSNCRDEWWHYSYGDAGWAVRTGAAECFYGRIDLPEELYAHMQEVWLRNLHERPNPFKPHRAS; encoded by the coding sequence ATGCGCGTAAAGTGGGACCGGTCCAAGGGCGCACCCGAACCGATCCGAGCGCTTAACCGAATACCGGAACGAGAATCCCACGAACCGCTGGTCGACCTGCGTGAGGTCGCTCCCCAAATCATGCTCCCAAGGGAGACGACGATTCCATTTGTTCGAAAAACCGTCGGCGAGATGGTGGTCAGAGCGGCCCTTCTCCTCCCCAAGGGCGTGCATCTCGCCGTAACCGATGCCTATCGCCCGGTGATCCGCCAGAAGCTGATCTACGATTGGCTCTCCGCCTGCGCCCTTGAAGTCTGGCCCAACATCACCCATGCCGTCTTGAGGCGAAAGGTCAATCGATGGGTTGCGCCATTTGACCAAAAGGCCCCGCCGGGACACAGCACCGGAGGAGCGATCGACGTTCTGCTCCAGGACGAAAGCGGCGAGCCGCTCGATGTGCACTCACCATACGATCGCTTCAGTGCCGCGCCGACCTACACAATCGGGCTGAGCCCGGAAGCCGAAAGGAACCGCATGCTGCTGGTGGAAACGATGCTGGCGGCCGGCTTCTCCAATTGCCGTGACGAATGGTGGCACTACAGCTACGGCGACGCCGGCTGGGCGGTAAGAACCGGTGCGGCAGAATGCTTCTACGGAAGGATCGATTTGCCGGAAGAGCTTTACGCTCATATGCAGGAGGTGTGGCTGCGCAACCTCCACGAAAGACCCAACCCATTCAAGCCCCACCGAGCTAGCTAA
- the melA gene encoding Alpha-galactosidase, with protein MAAATLSYQAEGLAGSIDRPIHVTMIGAGSFFTASILKDILLIPENLGGQLRLVDIDGRRLELSRRLIERLLNELPGGERWTVKASTDRAELLPGTDYIVNAIEVSGLECVRYDNDIPLEFGVSQNIGDTIGPGGLMKALRTVPVWLEILRDAERLCPQAVVLNYTNPMNIMCLAGQRVSSMKVIGLCHSVQGTSRMLARFVDIPYEQMRWTCAGINHLAWFVKLEGPEGDLYPQLMAMARDRTSEFAKAEPVRSDMMLHFGAFITESSGHLSEYLPYYRKRRDLLETYTDTGYRGQESFYADNWPGWRQEQDARRERIIAGEEAIEPKRSLEYGAWIIESIEKHVPIVVHGNVSNEGGLIDNLPHDGCVEVACLIDRNGIQPTRYGRLPKPMAAICDGNMRMFDLAADACIQRSFELARQALLLDPLTAACCSPAEIFAMADRLFEAEASYLPGFA; from the coding sequence ATGGCTGCTGCCACGCTCTCCTACCAAGCTGAAGGGCTCGCCGGCTCGATCGATCGACCCATCCACGTCACCATGATCGGTGCGGGGAGCTTCTTCACCGCATCGATCCTGAAAGACATCCTGCTGATCCCCGAAAATCTCGGCGGCCAACTTCGCCTGGTTGATATCGACGGGCGACGCCTCGAACTCTCCCGGCGACTGATTGAGCGGCTCCTGAACGAGCTGCCCGGTGGGGAGCGCTGGACCGTGAAGGCCTCGACCGACCGCGCCGAGCTCCTTCCCGGCACGGACTATATCGTCAATGCGATCGAGGTCAGCGGCTTGGAGTGCGTGCGGTACGACAACGACATTCCTCTTGAATTCGGGGTGAGCCAGAACATCGGCGACACCATCGGTCCGGGAGGGCTGATGAAGGCCCTTCGAACGGTTCCGGTTTGGTTGGAGATCCTGCGTGACGCCGAGCGGCTATGTCCCCAGGCCGTCGTGCTCAACTACACCAACCCGATGAACATCATGTGCCTGGCCGGCCAGCGCGTGTCGTCGATGAAGGTGATTGGCCTTTGCCATTCGGTCCAAGGCACGTCGAGGATGCTCGCGAGATTCGTCGACATCCCCTACGAGCAGATGCGATGGACCTGCGCGGGCATCAACCACCTGGCCTGGTTTGTCAAGCTCGAGGGCCCGGAGGGCGACCTCTATCCCCAGCTGATGGCGATGGCCCGGGACCGCACGTCGGAATTTGCCAAGGCCGAGCCGGTCCGCAGCGACATGATGCTTCACTTCGGCGCCTTCATTACCGAAAGCAGTGGCCACCTCAGCGAATACCTCCCCTACTATCGCAAGCGTCGGGATCTCTTGGAAACCTATACCGACACCGGCTACCGAGGACAGGAAAGCTTTTACGCCGACAACTGGCCGGGCTGGCGACAGGAGCAGGATGCGCGCCGCGAGCGCATCATTGCCGGCGAAGAGGCTATCGAACCCAAGCGCTCCCTCGAATATGGCGCGTGGATCATCGAGTCGATCGAGAAGCATGTGCCGATCGTCGTCCACGGCAACGTGTCGAACGAGGGCGGGCTGATCGATAACCTGCCGCACGACGGCTGCGTGGAAGTGGCGTGCTTGATCGATCGCAACGGCATCCAACCCACCCGGTACGGCCGCCTGCCCAAGCCGATGGCCGCCATCTGCGACGGGAACATGCGGATGTTCGACCTCGCCGCCGACGCCTGCATCCAGCGGTCCTTCGAGCTGGCCCGGCAGGCGCTGCTGCTCGATCCGCTTACCGCGGCGTGCTGCTCGCCGGCCGAGATCTTCGCGATGGCGGATCGCCTGTTTGAGGCCGAGGCCTCGTACCTGCCTGGGTTTGCTTAG